A stretch of DNA from Rathayibacter sp. VKM Ac-2762:
TCCACCGGCAAGGGCCTCGGCCGGGCGCTGATGGCCGAGCTCCTCGAGCGCGCGAAGGCCGTGGGGATCCGTCAGATCATGGCCGTCATCGCTGACAAGGGCGCGGAGGCGTCGCTGGCGATGCACGCGCAGTTCGGATTCGTCGAGGTCGGCCGGATGGGCCGCGTCGGCTTCAAGTTCGAGCGCTGGCTCAGCACCGTCCTGCTGCAGAAGACCCTCAAGTAGGGCCGACCCGCCCCTGCGAATGCGCCTCATCGACAGGTGCCGGGGAGCGCGCCGTCCCTACACTGGACGGCATGGAATGGCTCGTCCCGCTCATCGTCGTCGTCGCGCTCGTCGTCATCCTCGGGGTCTACCTCTGGGCGACGTACAACTCGCTGGTCACCCTCAACGTCCGCGTGGACGAGGCGTGGAGCGACATCACCGTCCAGCTGAAGCGCCGCGCGGATCTGATCCCCAACGTGATCGACTCCGTGAAGGGCTACGCCTCGCACGAGCGCCAGGTCTTCGAGTCGGTGACGCAGGCTCGCGCCGAGACGCTGCAGGCCCAGGGCCCGGCGGAGGCGTCGGTCGCCGAGGACCACATGCAGAGCGCGCTGAAGTCGATCTTCGCGGTCGCGGAGGCGTACCCCCAGCTGCAGGCGAGCCAGAACTTCCTCCAGCTGCAGGGCGAGCTGGTCGACA
This window harbors:
- a CDS encoding LemA family protein: MEWLVPLIVVVALVVILGVYLWATYNSLVTLNVRVDEAWSDITVQLKRRADLIPNVIDSVKGYASHERQVFESVTQARAETLQAQGPAEASVAEDHMQSALKSIFAVAEAYPQLQASQNFLQLQGELVDTEDKIQSARRFYNGGVREMNTKVKVFPNTLFSRRLGFSEREFFEVGDLAAISEPPRVQF